A section of the Vespa velutina chromosome 6, iVesVel2.1, whole genome shotgun sequence genome encodes:
- the LOC124950249 gene encoding uncharacterized protein LOC124950249 isoform X1: MSTRKRMSSYRLWGSTEDGVIEFESMTDDTLSGALDVIRKSLFIHESVCKGVELMTEPGAAEELIELCLNAAKDGVSFVAIDVESGEVVGALFNKIQVAGCPTDKSTFELFSENCKYKSSKALVDFMIDVDNRVNLFKHYNTKYILELMFLATLPNYGKRRIGELLISSTLEMARELKRGKSVKIPVTINNNNCIENNDIIPTLASCILTSNYSKKICMKLGFETLLERHFDQYEFNGKKFNDRIDEEHWTFFLVAKRIL; this comes from the exons TACACGAAAGAGAATGTCTTCTTATCGGCTATGGGGTTCGACGGAAGATGGAGTCATCGAATTTGAATCGATGACGGACGATACATTATCCGGTGCTCTAGATGTTATAAGAAAAAGTCTTTTTATTCATGAGAGCGTATGCAAAGGCGTGGAACTCATGACGGAACCCGGTGCTGCCGAAGAACTGATAGAACTTTGTTTGAACGCTGCCAAAGATGGCGTCAGCTTTGTCGCCATTGACGTAGAAAGTGGGGAGGTTGTTGGCGcgcttttcaataaaattcag gTCGCTGGATGTCCAACAGACAAAAGTACATTCGAACTTTTCAGCgaaaattgtaaatacaaATCGTCGAAGGCACTAGTAGACTTCATGATCGACGTCGACAATAGGGTAAATCTCTTCAAGCATTACAACACTAAATACATTTTGGAACTTATGTTTTTAGCAACTTTACCGAATTACGGTAAACGTAGAATAGGCGAACTTTTGATTAGTTCCACATTGGAAATGGCTCGGGAATTGAAACGCGGCAAATCCGTGAAAATTCCGgttacgataaataataataattgtatagaaaataatgatattattcctACTTTGGCTTCGTGTATTTTGACAtcgaattattcgaaaaaGATCTGTATGAAATTGGGATTTGAAACATTGTTAGAACGTCATTTCGATCAATACGAATTCAATGGTAAGAAATTTAACGATAGAATCGACGAGGAACATTGGACATTTTTTTTAGTAGCTAAAAGAATTctgtga
- the LOC124950249 gene encoding uncharacterized protein LOC124950249 isoform X2 — protein MSSYRLWGSTEDGVIEFESMTDDTLSGALDVIRKSLFIHESVCKGVELMTEPGAAEELIELCLNAAKDGVSFVAIDVESGEVVGALFNKIQVAGCPTDKSTFELFSENCKYKSSKALVDFMIDVDNRVNLFKHYNTKYILELMFLATLPNYGKRRIGELLISSTLEMARELKRGKSVKIPVTINNNNCIENNDIIPTLASCILTSNYSKKICMKLGFETLLERHFDQYEFNGKKFNDRIDEEHWTFFLVAKRIL, from the exons ATGTCTTCTTATCGGCTATGGGGTTCGACGGAAGATGGAGTCATCGAATTTGAATCGATGACGGACGATACATTATCCGGTGCTCTAGATGTTATAAGAAAAAGTCTTTTTATTCATGAGAGCGTATGCAAAGGCGTGGAACTCATGACGGAACCCGGTGCTGCCGAAGAACTGATAGAACTTTGTTTGAACGCTGCCAAAGATGGCGTCAGCTTTGTCGCCATTGACGTAGAAAGTGGGGAGGTTGTTGGCGcgcttttcaataaaattcag gTCGCTGGATGTCCAACAGACAAAAGTACATTCGAACTTTTCAGCgaaaattgtaaatacaaATCGTCGAAGGCACTAGTAGACTTCATGATCGACGTCGACAATAGGGTAAATCTCTTCAAGCATTACAACACTAAATACATTTTGGAACTTATGTTTTTAGCAACTTTACCGAATTACGGTAAACGTAGAATAGGCGAACTTTTGATTAGTTCCACATTGGAAATGGCTCGGGAATTGAAACGCGGCAAATCCGTGAAAATTCCGgttacgataaataataataattgtatagaaaataatgatattattcctACTTTGGCTTCGTGTATTTTGACAtcgaattattcgaaaaaGATCTGTATGAAATTGGGATTTGAAACATTGTTAGAACGTCATTTCGATCAATACGAATTCAATGGTAAGAAATTTAACGATAGAATCGACGAGGAACATTGGACATTTTTTTTAGTAGCTAAAAGAATTctgtga